TGAGAATTATTGCTGAAGATGGCGGGAGCGGCAGATGACAGCAACGTCCACGAGTCACAACAGACATGTCAAACTGCTAAATGCAGCCCGGCACCTCATTTTATCAGGCCGGCCAGAATATGCAAAGACAATTATGTACGTTTTCTACCATCTCACGCACCATAAAACGTGGATGAAAATGACATGCCCCACAATACATCATGATGGCATCCATCCACTGAACGGCACCAAATGAAGCTAATTCCTATAAAGGTTTTATGTTAAGTCGTggttttgaaataaaaatgtaaaagaaaagaaaagtttatTAAGAGTAAAGTCAATTCAAAGCTAGATAGTAAGCAACAGCATGTTTCTGCCTAACTGAGAAAAGCTAGTATATTTTTAAGTGGCCTAAAGGCTGATCTTTCCTTCAAATGTTTACAACAAACCTACAAGAGTCATTAATTTATCTTCATTGTTAAATTCAGAGGAAAACATGTAATGTGATTAAAAAGGCAAACTTGCAGTCTTGCAGCTGCTGCACATCTTGGCCCGTTTACACCACCCATAAGGCTGATGTGGACCGGGATGTGCTAAAACTTACTTGTATCAGGTTTAAACAAATACACAAGAAACGTCACTTCTAGAGCAGCATTTTTTTTGATCAAGTTACTCCTTAACTGCTGGTCTAAAGCAACAGTGTAATTTGGGTTTTAGTggccatgtgacgtcacatagCAGTTTAACGCGTGGTTAAACTAAACCTTAGTGACAGTGCAGCTGGGTTTTCCATGTTGTTGTAACTGTGTtgtattgttgttatttttttttatttattaagtttGTAATTGCTACACTGCTGTTTTCTGCAATTTGGTTGGTTTTGGTTTCAACTGACCACATACAGTAGTAAGAAAGTATCTATAGATGATAGATGATTCAGTAATACAAAAATATGTAATGCTATCAGTTTTTACAAAAAAGCCAATATTCAACTCTTATATATTAAGCCTATATTTCATAATGTCTATATTCAATGACCCTCTTGCCTCCTGAGGAATAAATAATCTTTTCTTGGTGGTGCTCAGTCAGAAGACCTCATTTTgggaacaaaaaataaataaagcaaaaatataaattaaaaaatgtagcATTAGCactgcagcacctgtgtccaactggactcacagcagtcagaccagcactgatccatgctggacctgaactatgtgatttcttgcttgtgttgtgttgtgatgtaagtcgctttggataaaagcatctgctaaataacagtagtaGTAAAAGACATTAGGGGTAAACAATCCCCACAAAGGACCTCTAACTGAGATTTGGTGCAGATGTACAGAACAGAGTGACCTGCCATCCAGCTACTCTTCATGACAGCAAGCTCCCCTACAgtaccaaaaacaaaaatatcagcGAGACTTTCTAATTTGCccacgtttttttttctaaccctGAAAATCAAACAGCTCAACTCAAAAGCAATGATAAAGTTGTGGTCCACTCATTCAGACTACTTGGGCTTTTTTTCTGAGGTTGTCCTACAAATTATTCCTAGTTGTACGCGTTTTAGTCAGGAATTTCAGCCATGGTTGGAGATTCATTCACCCAGAATTttctacaacacacataatgacATTCTTTAcaattttcaattttaaaattgttaaaatatcACAAATAAATACGTGAAAGCAGTCAGCACCCAGGTGAGCAATGACATCAAGGGCGAGGGTTTCAGTTATGACCAACAACTTGATGTAGCATTGCCCTCTAGCGGAGACATTGTGTACTGCAATTAATAATTTTAGTCGCCTGCATTGAACCATCAGAAAAGATACTTCCTGCATGGTTATTTGAAACTAGACATCCCTGTGTTCATTAGATCTTTTAAACCAACACTGGGTTTTCCATTGACTCAAAAAATTTGTAGATAGAGCCTCCCTAACGCCCTCCTCTGCCGTGAAATAACCGTACCTTTTGCTACAATGAGCATGCCTCCGCTCTGGAGCACATCTCCAGAGAAATTTCCCTGGATTCCTTCAGCACTCGCCTGCAGCCAAACAGACAATCAGCAGTCAGAGTTCTATCTATTGATCTTGACACCGTAATACATATGAGATTAGGGGAAAATGGTAAAGGAGAAAAGGGTAAAACCTTTAAATCGACATACTGTATATCAAAATATACAATACAAAATATACAATGTCCATCACAATATAATGCCCCCAGTTGATATTAAGAGactattattttaatttcatgcTTCTTGGAAGTTCATGTTGAAATATGCAAATGAGATATGATCTAattattaaagtatttttttaatttaaggtGCATTTGTGATGTTCTCTTTcttatttacaaaaaacaacattatcaatgaaaaattatacaaaatcaCAAAACGTATAAAACTAAATTTATCTTGGTAGTGTTAAGCCTCTAGTAATGAGAGTAGTGACCTATCAAGATAGTTACCTTCGAAGAGATATCTCGTACTTTCTTTCCCAGAGCAGCAGGAATCACACTTAAAGCTGTGTACCTGTGTGGGCGAAATAAACAagtaaaatcaaaaataaataaaatgtaataaaaacgaTTCTCCATAACAATAATTACATCCCAAAGCAACTAATCTTTTGAGTTGCTAGTTTGCAAATGCATATTGGAATCCCCTCTAATGCAATATAAAAATACAGTAATATGTTACAATTGATTTAATGGCTGAAGTTTACACTTCAGTTAATTTTCTACAGTTAATTGCAAATTTATTGCAACTTTACAAGATACTGACTCAACTGAACATCTCTGAGAATCTGTGTCGTTAACAAAAAGGTTTTTTCCACAACATGTAATAAACAAGGCTTGGCTGCACTCACCGCTTAAAACCCAAATCCTTGTAACACTTCTTTTCTTGGTCCACATAAATAgctaataaaaaatacaaaaaaaaaaaaacagaacacaaCTGATGATTATTTACATCATGAATGCAGAATTCCTGTCTGTTTAGCTCAATGGAATCTTTGTGGCACTCCTGTTTCCTCTGTTATCAAAGGCGTGGTGTGTGTGGCGATAGTGAGACTTGCTTCTGTGTCAGTAAGGTAAATCAAATATGCCATGtaaaactactttttttttaagagataAAAAAGTTTAGTTGAAGAAAACCAGGAGGAACTAAATATAATTTTCAAAAATGAGCACAATTTGTTTTGCATTTCATAACTTTCATATCGTAGTTCATCTCATTAAATCTTTACTGAAAAGACAAACTTGTATTTTCATTAGATGCTGAGAGAAGCAACTTTTCTACAGGTTATCTCGCTCATGAGTAATTCATCCACACCTCAAGGACAACCTATATGTGCAATAGCAGCCAAGTGCAATGAGTGCAACACATCCAGTTCTGCTCTGTAATTATGTGACATAATGTAACATTACAGCTTTGTGTATTGATATCCAAATTCTGCACACTATTGTGTATTCATGTGCTATTCATATTTCTATTTAATTGCATACTTGCAAATCTATGTTGTATGCAGGTACAATAGGCTTCAGCCACCAAGACACATTCATCGTATGGGCAAGCAGACTTTCTGATTCAGTGAGCAAATTCTGCTTACATCCTTTAAAAAACCCTCCTTCCTTGAACTCTTGCATCCCAAACTCCTCTGGCCCCACTCCCACCAGCGAGATGCCACCGGCCCTCAGGTCAGGCTCCAGTTTGCTGATCTCTGACGCCATCCATCGACACACCTGGCAGCCGAACCTGCGCAGGAAGAACAAGACCACCGGCTGGTTCTGCCAAAGAGACTGGAGTTCCAAGgtctgaaatgcaaaaaaaaagaaacaaagaaaaatgaaaaaagaaaaaaaaggatggcATATGGGAAAATGGTGGGTGTTGCTAATTTAATCACATGTGTGCATAATCATGAATAATTAGTTCAAGCAGTGTCATTATGTGTCTCATGTGTGTTAGATCATCATGTCACACCAGACTCATTATTGGTCCCTTAAATGAGTGATGATGACAGGTATAACGCACTGTCTCCCCGCAGGGGGGACACAAGTCTCTGTGGACAACAAATCCACCTAACCCAAATGAACACAATGAGCACAAAACCAActgaaacaaacataaaaaggacGACGAACGCCCTCGCTTCCACCTGAAACCTGAAGAACCAGCTTACCTTTCCACTCTCAGCGCTCTTCAGTAAATTCTTCCCAACTTTGGCGAGGTCAACTTTTGCCATTTTCGACAATTTAGCAATCTGGACTTTGAAATGACACCAGATTAACACTGTTAAATCCAATGAGATAAACCTGTCAAGAAAAAGCACAACTAACTACTTCTACGCCCCACGCCCattatgtattatattaacccgTGCAACTGTTGCAAAACACCATCTTCCTGAAACGCCCACTAAACACGAACCTCCAATCACAATCTGCTGTGGATAAAAACTAGCCaaaccagccaatcagaggccacGTCAAAAGAAAAGGGGCGTGGTTTGGCCAGGGCACTTTACAGCACGTGTTCTCTGACCACAATAAAAAGTTACAATATGTAacatatgtttgttttgttttataaatATGCTTTATTCTTCAAAATATCTGTCTGGGTCGatttaatatttacaaaacAGTGAATTAGTGGGTTCAATGTGTTCCATGACTAAATCGATGCCAATATACTAAAAATGGCCAATTTTTGTAATATTGGTTTGCATAAGGTTGTCTACATCTGAGTCCAAAGGTGATGGGTTGTCCACGGGCTTTGTTTGCAGTCTTTTGTGAACTTTTTTTTAAGAGCTTGTCCTCCCTTAAGATCTTTATGACCCTTTTCTGATTATTGCTTTTAAATAGTAATCCCAGTTTTCTTtcttaaccttttttttaacctcaaccttctgatttttgtatttattatttgtttgtttatgtattgtCATGTTACCTTCAACAAAGGACAGCAGATGTAGTTAATACTACATAAACGACCAAAGTTACAAGCATCTGTTTCTGTAATGGGGTTTACTAGGATGAAAACTGGCTATTAACCAGATTGTGTCATCTGAGATTTTTCTGCTGTCCACTCGAACTTCTTTTCCACATTACTCCCACCCACTACTAATCAATGAATCCCTGCTGTCACTAAAGCTATGCAACAGCTCTATAGAAAACATTACCAACGGAAAATTAAGGAAATATACTCGGAAAAAAAGTGGTGAAGTGAATTGAAAAAGGAGGCtccatattatatattttcctaTTGGTTTCTTGTCCAAGCAAAGCCCTAAAGCAGGCTTTGTTTAATAATGCATAATGTCATTCATAAAGTAGAagaaacatgtaaaaaacaagaGAAGAGTGCCTAATCAAACAAAAAACTGGCAAAGCTGAGCGCAGTTTGAACTATTTCAAATATGTTACTGACGGATACCTTCATCAATAATTTCATATTTCACAGCAATACCTAATAGATAATGTTCTTATCCAGTTGCGTAAATGTTATAGAGTAAGAAAAATGTATACCATCTGCTGTGGACATTAAATATGAAGCAGAATAAAAACGATTGTACTTGATTATAAGTGTCATCAACCTGTGCCAAGGTAGCCGACTGAACATATGCCAAACAAACACTGTAAAGGGCGTGTGGATGGACAGATGCGTccgtgttttctttttaaactttattagcAAATCTTGCTATACAAACACCAACAAGGTATACAAAAGTGTGGAACAGCACAAACAATGATGGAGTAAATTCTAGTATGAATAAGAAGTCATAATATAGATAATGAAGGTAacagtcataataataataataataataataataataataataataataataataataataataataataaagatgagtaagtcaataaatagagaataaaataaatacataaataaataaaacaggagaATAAAACAGGTATGAGGAATAGAATCAGATGCATAGAAAACAATAAGGAAAGGTCAAGACagttataaataaaaggttagCCAGAGGATACAGGGAAAAACTTTTCAtagttgattaaaaatatattgctttttttgttgtttatcaaATAAAGAGATTTAATGAGAGAATTTAACTCTAGAAAAAGGGAAAATTTAGGAGTAACACCAGCAAACTTTTGTTTGTGAATAAAGAATTTAACgcaaataatgataaaattcAATAGGTGTTCAAGAGCACGATCTTTAGGATAATCAAAGtaacaaataatatatataatgttaagtaaataaacagatttggcagcattgaaaaactgaaactCAAGATCACTCCAAAAATTTTGGGGATATGtcacaatgaaaaaataaatgcagagaTGTTTCTGTTTCGTTGTTACAAAAAGTACAGGAGTCATTAACATCTGTAAATTCAGCAATGATACAGTTGACAGGGTATGTTGTGTAGAATTTTGAAGTGGACTTCTTTTGCTTTGTTTGAGATGCAATATTTATTTGGTATGAGCCAGGCTCTTCTCCAGTTTATGTCTTCAACGTGAGATCGGCAATAGAATTTACCTCTAGGAATAACTTGgttctttttttgaaaacaaagatgCGCCTTTGGTGCTGATGTTGCAGGgcggggcgtgacgtcacgggacAGACCGGGAGAAGAGACGAATGGGGGAGAAGAGGGGGGAAGGATGCGAAGGGACGCAGGAGAGAGCGGGGGGATGacaaaactaaaaaataataataataacaaccatGACTCCTTTAATTAACACTGTCTCCGTACATCATAACGGCTCCTCAGTTTACCTACACAGGGCGCTGCAATAAATGACGGTCCGCCCCGTTAAGGTAATTATCATCTTTCATCTCTCCATTtgcacgtcttttttttttcatcttcttacACAGTTAAGTCGATTCTTCGCTGCTCACCTTTAGGATCTATATAGAAAAATGTCAAGGATCTTTCGCCAAAGGGTAGACAATAGTCTAAATCTTCGCTCCACGTCTACGTATGTAAAATGAATGGCTTCAATTACAATCGATAATGACGCGTTATCCTTGCGGTTCTCTTTACAATGGCTCCGGCGTGCCCGGCTTGCGCTTTCTACAtcaaatattaaaatgaaaataggcGTCATGAGCGTTGCCGCATAGTACAGTGCTGTAGTCAGCCACGCCGAGCACATGGGCTCTGCGCACAGCATGCGCactaagcctgaattatggttccgcgttagatcgacgcagaacctacgccgtagggtacggcgtagggtacacggcgacgcgcaacgtacgggtgcgtcgccgcgtaccctacgccgtaagctctgcgttggtgtaacgcagaaccataaatcagcctctacTGCCAGTGCGCCGCGTCCGTGTATCCTGTCTGCCCATGACTGCAGTGTCCTCATGGTAGCACTATAGCTACAAAAACTACATCACTACAATGTCAACTAGTTCGGCTGATCATGGACGACTTCTAATagattttttacatttaaacttTGCATTCTGTCCTAGTTTGaaccagggccggttctagaaaatgatgactaggggtgcatttcagatcagagggggtgcacatgcctggcacgttattcaacactaaattatgcatcttcccataatttcaagcggaataataatagcaaaacaagaatatttgaagtgtatttcaagtgcatttttgcagcaatatcgctgcagaacaaagaaaatgctacatttagtctggactacctcacccatcagacaatctagcaacagaaaataaaacatagcaacaaaaaaaatttaaccataaatatacaagactgtctcagaaaattagaatattgtgataaagtcctttattttctgtaatgcaaaaatgtcatacattctggattcattacaaatcaactgaaatattgcaagccttttattattttaatattgctgatcatggcttacagcttaagaaaactcaaatatcctatctcaaaacatttgaatattctgggaatcttaatcttaaactgtaagccataatcagccatattaaaataataaaaggcttgcaatatttcagttgatttgtaatgaatccagaatgtatgacatttttttttttaattgcattacagaaaaataaaggactttatcacaatattctaattttctgagacagtcctgtaaacttgcttgcgtcgtTGAGCTTGAGCCACTTCcaaatatccatcgttactttgtgttaacggagcagcagagagcagcactggctgatttatggttccgcgttgcaccaacgcagagcttacggcgtaggatacgcggtgacgcgaacgtatggtgcgcgtcgccgcatatcctacgccgtaggctacgccgtcaatttaacggggaaccataaatcaggctgacgtgcacgcatttgtcagttttcttttcgtcttttcaactgagcatgcaaacacataaactgagggtgcaatgcatgcttttgcaccctcgtagacccgGGCCTGGTTTGAACTCGGATATTGCATAACATCATTTTATATGCTGCAGGGCGCTCTGGCTTGAGAGAGATGTCATCTCCAGGCATGGGGACCCCCAGTGACCCCCTCCTGCCCAGCCCAGGAGGAGGGTTATCCACAGCTCAGGAAGGTCTCTGGAGGAGCTCACTACCCAAAACTGCCAGCTTCCCAACATCCACCACTCGGCACCTCAGTCACAGAGCCAACAATTTCCAAAGACAACCGAAGCGTAGAAAGCTGATACGACCTtcacctcctccccctcccaatACACCCTGCCCCCTGGACCAGCTGGATCTTAGTGAGCTTCCCCCAAGACGCACCTTTCAAGAGCTGCTCTGCAACGGCTGCATCCTGTTTGGTATTGAATTTAGCTATGCCATGGAAACGGCTTATGTGACTCCTGTGCTCTTACAGATGGGCCTGCCTGACCAATTCTACAGCTTGGTGTGGTTTATTAGTCCCATTCTTGGTAAGTGGTGTAAGGATGCACAATAATGGGATTCTGAATAACAGTCATAATGTGTGGTTCTACTCCATCATCTGTCTTTGTCCTTAAGGATTCCTCGTTCAGCCGCTCATAGGAGCATGGAGTGATCGTTGCACATCCCGGTTTGGGCGGAGGAGACCCTTTATTTTGGCTTTGGCTGTAGGTAAGATGTGTTTTTAAGAGTACCATGGGGATTTTGCATTGGTTTCGGGCAAAGTAAGACAACTTGTGAGAGAAAGATAGGGTGATGAGGGTTAGATTTGACTCCTATCAGAATCTGCACTTGCCATGCAGTGGTTTTCCTCACAACAGAATATCTTGAATACAGAGAATTCTTCTGCTTTTCTTCCTCTAAAGGGGCATTGGTTGGTCTAAGCCTGGTGCTGAACGGACGAGACATTGGAGTAAGCTTGGCTGACACAGCATCCAATCACAAGTGGGGGATCATACTAACAGTGTGTGGAGTGGTTCTAATGGACTTCAGTGCGGATTCTGCCGACAATCCGAGCCATGCCTACATGATGGATGTGTGTAGCCCGGAGGACCAGGATCGGGGCCTAAACATTCATGCATTATTAGCCggtaaaacattatttttacttATTCTTTTTAGAATGTTATAAAAGTGTAAATTATGTGATATATACCTAATTCTTTCATGGCAATTTTGACAAATAGCAGGGCAGAAATTCTGATTGAGacgattcagattcagattcagattcagaaaaactttatttatccccgaggggcaattgcaagaaCAACAATTGTCTTTCTCTTTCACTTTTGAGTCTTCATTTTTCCACACAGGACTAGGAGGAGGATTTGGCTACATCGTAGGTGGCATCAACTGGGACCAGACGCAGTTTGGAAGATCAATGGGAGGGCAGCTGCGGGTCATATACTTGTTCACGAGTATCACCTTGGTGCTTGCCACAGCCATGACTCTGATAAGTATCCCTGAGAGGCCCTTACCCAAGAGCCAAGCAAACAAAACCTCTGGTAAAAACCATCTGAAAAGTCCCAGCCTCCCTCTACCTCCATCTCCTCCCATTCCCCCTGGAGCGGCTCTAGGACTGGTTGAGGAAGATGAGGATGGTCTTTACAACTACAGTTCTTCAAAGTTTCATCCAGGCAATCCTGACCCTTTGGCCCATTCCTGCAGTGCTAATGCTCGCCTTTGTACTAGCCCCATATCATCCCCGAGCCCACTCACTCCAAAATATGGCAGCTTTATAAGCAGAGACAGTTCAATCACTAGCATCAATGAGTTTGCCTCCTCATTCGGAACCTCCTACATAGACAGTGTGCTCATAGACTGCCACACAGGTCAGCAGACTCCTCAGAGCCTGGCTCCCTTCTCTACCACTTTGCCTCTTCCTCCAGGGGACACCCCCCCTCCAGATGAGTCCACACAGATGGCAGGGAGCCACGCAGCAGGACACACTCCAGCGGATGTGGTGTCTCATCCAGTCGGGGGTGCTCAGGACGTGGAAGAGGCTCAACCTGCGGCAGAATCGCAATCCCACTGTGCACCCCAGGTCACAGCTGGGGCTCATCCGGGTGCAGGCTTACATCGGGGTTCCAGTGCTGGCATCTTGAAGCGACCTCAGAGTCTTGCACTAATTCCAGAGCCTATGGCAACCCAGATTGTTGGGCTGGAGAATGGACGAAGGAGAACAGTGACTTTCAGCCAACAGGTCAGCCACAATTTTTACTGTGAGAAAAGGTGCCAAATGAGTCAGTACAGACTTTTCTAAggcatttgtatttgtattttatttttaaaggaaaagaacCAGGGACAGTACATATTAATAACATTTTCGTGTAAATAtgctagatcaggggtgtcaaatgtgcggcccgagagagattttcatgcggcccgtggaaagtttccaacgcaaaaaaatgttaatttactaaaaaggaaggcataaataattgccatgaatcgcagcatatccgataatatatttcttctacaaatccatcgttattccacaaggagagcagttttcgacatttttttagttttctagaatgcatttgccgattttatttctttgtagacggtcgtttatttttattaactgactactattatatattttcgcaggaaaaatatcactgctaaaaaagatgatagaagatatttattctgagaatttcagttttgaatacgaggatagtgacaaagtaaaacagttaaaagagaagtgctgactttttcggcacactggcctaaatatccgcgccaatttttaaaaataaatacacttaattgtactggaaaaatctctaaatcacaaagaaacactctcgataagaaagattttgcttttaattaaatttcctataagaAAGCGAAATATAACAAAAAcacatgtttctgtttatctttgtaaaatgatattaaaagtatcttacataatttgaaaaacaatgagaaatttcaagaaaagatcctgaagaaatatattttacataattagagtgtaaacaaagtgcatctttcctttaaaattaactaaactgatattggattagataacaatagtaaaaaaaaaaaattgaaaaaaagaatttctcaccatttttgttattttgagcgtgcggcccgcaagaaaaaaattggtcaaatccggcccgccaagcaaaatgagtttgacacccctgtgcTAGATTATAGCCAGTGGCTAATTTGAATCTTTAGTCCCATGGGGCAGGTTGATGTAAAAGAAGGTTCCAGACACACATACATTACATGCAGTCCAAGAAATTATGACACACAGCAGtaaaatacactaataaatacacaatagaagaaaacacaataaaatacactaagatataagatcaaacatacaataaaatacactaagatgtatggtatgtttctttttttttccggtGCAGGTTGCAAACATTTTGCTGAATGGAGTGCGGTACGAGAGTGATCTGAGTGAGAATGCGGAAACAGGAGAATCCCAAATGTCAATGAAGCTGCTGTGTATAGCCATCTACAGGATGCCTCCTTCTCTGCGGAGTTTATGCACTAATCATTTTTTGGGTAAgagtcttttttatttcttaaaccCTCAACTATATCTGAGAATGTAAGCAGCGGGAGATAATGTGCTTTTGCTTATCTCTGTGCTGTAGGCTGGTTGTCCTTTGAAGGCATGCTGCTCTTCTACACCGACTTCATGGGAGAAGTTGTGTTTGAAGGAGACCCCAAAGCCCCCCACGACTCTGAGGCTTATCAGCGCTACAATGCTGGGGTCAGCATGGGCTGCTGGGGCATGTGTATCTATGCATTTAGTGCTGCGTTCTACTCAGGTGACAACTAACATCATATGAGAGATAACTACTCTCCAGAAGTTATGTCTTACTTTGGTTTAATACATGGGGGGGGTGAGAAAAGTATgtgaagttttttcttgtttgttctcTAAAACCTTCAGCCATACTGGAGAAACTAGAGGAGCGTTTCTCTCTTCGCACTCTATACTTTTTTGCCTACCTGGCATTTGGTCTGGGGACAGGCCTGGCGACGCTGTCCACCAATCTCTACGTGGTCCTTTCTCTCTGTGTCACCTACGGAGTGCTGTTCTCCTCGTTATGTACGCTGCCTTACTCTCTGCTGTGTGAATACTACCAGAGCCCGCAGGTAGGTTTCTATTTAAGTCTAGCAATTGATtctcttttgttatttttccagtttcaaCTTAAATA
This genomic window from Cololabis saira isolate AMF1-May2022 chromosome 8, fColSai1.1, whole genome shotgun sequence contains:
- the prxl2b gene encoding prostamide/prostaglandin F synthase gives rise to the protein MAKVDLAKVGKNLLKSAESGKTLELQSLWQNQPVVLFFLRRFGCQVCRWMASEISKLEPDLRAGGISLVGVGPEEFGMQEFKEGGFFKGSIYVDQEKKCYKDLGFKRYTALSVIPAALGKKVRDISSKASAEGIQGNFSGDVLQSGGMLIVAKGGEKVLLHFIQDSPGDLVPLEDISKALGISATVKAGQKPVCNDDVCTR
- the slc45a1 gene encoding proton-associated sugar transporter A isoform X2, which gives rise to MSSPGMGTPSDPLLPSPGGGLSTAQEGLWRSSLPKTASFPTSTTRHLSHRANNFQRQPKRRKLIRPSPPPPPNTPCPLDQLDLSELPPRRTFQELLCNGCILFGIEFSYAMETAYVTPVLLQMGLPDQFYSLVWFISPILGFLVQPLIGAWSDRCTSRFGRRRPFILALAVGALVGLSLVLNGRDIGVSLADTASNHKWGIILTVCGVVLMDFSADSADNPSHAYMMDVCSPEDQDRGLNIHALLAGLGGGFGYIVGGINWDQTQFGRSMGGQLRVIYLFTSITLVLATAMTLISIPERPLPKSQANKTSGKNHLKSPSLPLPPSPPIPPGAALGLVEEDEDGLYNYSSSKFHPGNPDPLAHSCSANARLCTSPISSPSPLTPKYGSFISRDSSITSINEFASSFGTSYIDSVLIDCHTGQQTPQSLAPFSTTLPLPPGDTPPPDESTQMAGSHAAGHTPADVVSHPVGGAQDVEEAQPAAESQSHCAPQVTAGAHPGAGLHRGSSAGILKRPQSLALIPEPMATQIVGLENGRRRTVTFSQQVANILLNGVRYESDLSENAETGESQMSMKLLCIAIYRMPPSLRSLCTNHFLGWLSFEGMLLFYTDFMGEVVFEGDPKAPHDSEAYQRYNAGVSMGCWGMCIYAFSAAFYSAILEKLEERFSLRTLYFFAYLAFGLGTGLATLSTNLYVVLSLCVTYGVLFSSLCTLPYSLLCEYYQSPQFCGSSEEGTRRGMGVDISLLSCQYFLAQILVSVAMGPLTSLVGGAQGVMYFSSLMSFVGCVYSSLCVVYQLPPPEGRGEVETGV
- the slc45a1 gene encoding proton-associated sugar transporter A isoform X1 — translated: MSSPGMGTPSDPLLPSPGGGLSTAQEGLWRSSLPKTASFPTSTTRHLSHRANNFQRQPKRRKLIRPSPPPPPNTPCPLDQLDLSELPPRRTFQELLCNGCILFGIEFSYAMETAYVTPVLLQMGLPDQFYSLVWFISPILGFLVQPLIGAWSDRCTSRFGRRRPFILALAVGALVGLSLVLNGRDIGVSLADTASNHKWGIILTVCGVVLMDFSADSADNPSHAYMMDVCSPEDQDRGLNIHALLAGLGGGFGYIVGGINWDQTQFGRSMGGQLRVIYLFTSITLVLATAMTLISIPERPLPKSQANKTSGKNHLKSPSLPLPPSPPIPPGAALGLVEEDEDGLYNYSSSKFHPGNPDPLAHSCSANARLCTSPISSPSPLTPKYGSFISRDSSITSINEFASSFGTSYIDSVLIDCHTGQQTPQSLAPFSTTLPLPPGDTPPPDESTQMAGSHAAGHTPADVVSHPVGGAQDVEEAQPAAESQSHCAPQVTAGAHPGAGLHRGSSAGILKRPQSLALIPEPMATQIVGLENGRRRTVTFSQQVANILLNGVRYESDLSENAETGESQMSMKLLCIAIYRMPPSLRSLCTNHFLGWLSFEGMLLFYTDFMGEVVFEGDPKAPHDSEAYQRYNAGVSMGCWGMCIYAFSAAFYSAILEKLEERFSLRTLYFFAYLAFGLGTGLATLSTNLYVVLSLCVTYGVLFSSLCTLPYSLLCEYYQSPQFCGSSEEGTRRGMGVDISLLSCQYFLAQILVSVAMGPLTSLVGGAQGVMYFSSLMSFVGCVYSSLCVVYQLPPPEGEPPESETQPLLVHI